The genomic window CAAAAGGTTGCGCGCTTGTGCTGCTATCTGGGCAAGCGCGGCGGGTGCGACCGGGGGTGAATTTTGCGCCCGAGCGAGCATTTGGCGGAATTGCGCAATCGCTGGCGCATTGGCCTCAGCCCACTTCGCAATCGCGCTTTGAAGGTCTTTCTTGCCCGCTTTTTTTGCCGTCAAACGGCGCAGGAACTCAATCCGCATATGCTGAAAATCGCGTGCAAGCCCATCGACGAGCAGGCGCTCCCACACGTCTGAAGGCGACATATGCGCCGCCACCCCTTGCGCCCAATCGATGCCAATGCGCTTGCCAATATCGGCAAAGGCATGGGTGAGGGTCGCAGGGTCAAGCTTGGTCTGGAGCGCCAGGTTCGCAATGCCAACCGAACCGTCGAAGTCGAACAGGTCAGCGACCCGTCCGGCCAGATCAATGGGCGCGCCGCTCTCTGCAAATTCAGCGCGAAGCTCGTTCGAACGGTCCAGCGTATTGCCTTGCAAAAGCTCGGCGCGTTGTTCGCGAAGGATAAGCACGCCTGGTTTCAAGGCTTCGACCATTGCGGCCACTTCAACCCGGCCACCCGTCGTGCGCAGCACATCGGACATGAGATTGCCCACTGCTGCTGCGAGCCGTTCAAGTAAGCTCACCCGCGCGGTTTCCGGCATGGGTGTTGCATCGATATCTGCCCACAAGGCTTTCAGATCAAAAAGCCGCTCGACCACCACAAATGCAGCCGCGACATCGCTTAGTGAAACGCCCTCTTCCTCTGGCAATTCAAACGCATGGATAAGCCCCAGGCGGTTGACGATGCGATTGGCAAGGTCGGTTGCGACAAGCTCACGCCGCAATTGGTGATCGCGGATATAAGAGGTGAATTTATCCTGCATGGGTGCAGGGAACATCGCGACGAGATTGCTTTCCAGCACCGGATCATCGGGCAGTCCGCTGGCTTCAATCGCATCTTGGAGCGCGAGCTTGCATGAGGATAACAGCACTGCAAGTTCGGGCCGCGTCAGCCCCTTGCCATCGGCAGCGCGCCGCACATAGGTTTCGCTCGTCCCAAGCCCTTCGGTGCGCCGGTCAAGTGCACCCATGCCTTCCAATTGCTCGATCAAGCGGATGTAGGAGGCGTTGGATGCCGCACCCCCAGCTTCGGCAATCGAAAGGGCCAATGCCTGAAGCCGGTTGTCCTCAAGCACAATCTCGCCCACCTCATCGGTCATCTTGGCGAGCAGCGCATTGCGCGCCTTGGTGGTGATAGCGCCGTCACGTGTTGCTGCAGCAAGAGCGATCTTGATGTTTACCTCATTGTCAGAGCAATCGACTCCTGCCGAATTGTCGATGAAATCGGTGTTGATGCGCCCTTCGTTAAGTGCAAACGCAATCCGCCCGGCCTGCGTAATGCCAAGGTTCGCGCCCTCGCCAATAACTTTGGCGCGCACTTCATCGGCGTTCACGCGAATTGAATCGTTACCGGGATCGCCGACCTCGACATGGTTTTCAGTCGGCGCCTTGATGTAGGTGCCGATTCCTCCAAACCACAAAAGATCAATTTCAGCCTTGAGGATCGCGGAGATTAGCGCATCGGGCCCAATCTCGCGCGCGTCCAGCCCCAGCATATCCGCCGCCTTTTTCGACAGCTTGATGCTTTTCGAACTGCGTGAATAAACCCCGCCGCCTTTCGAAATAAGCTCGGCGTCATAATCTTCCCAGCTCGACCGGGGCAGCTCGAAAAGGCGCTTGCGCTCTTTCCAGCTTGCTGCGGGATCGGGATTGGGGTCGATAAAGATATTGCGGTGGTCAAAGGCCGCAACGAGTTGAATGGCTTTCGACAAAAGCATCCCGTTACCAAACACATCGCCCGACATATCGCCGCAGCCAGCGACGCGGATGGTGTCTTTTTGAACGTCTACGCCTTGTTCAAGGAAATGCCGCTGAACGCTTACCCATGCGCCCCGCGCGGTGATCCCCATCGCCTTGTGATCGTATCCGTTTGAACCACCGCTGGCGAACGCATCATCCAGCCAGAAGCCGGCCTCTTCTGCGAGTGCGTTGGCAGTGTCAGAGAAGGTGGCCGTACCCTTGTCGGCGGCAACCACGAAATAAGGGTCTTCGCCATCGTGCACGCGCACGGCTTTGGGGTGTACCACTTTGCCATCGACGATGTTGTCGGTGACCGACAGGAGCGTGCGGATGAAGACCTTATAGCTTTCGCGGCCCTCATTGAACCACGCATCGCGGTCTATAGCGGGCGAGGGCAGTTCCTTGGGATAAAAGCCGCCTTTTGCGCCCGAGGGCACGATCACCGCGTTTTTGACCTTCTGAGCCTTCATCAGACCCAGAACCTCGGTGCGGTAATCATCGCGCCTGTCCGACCAGCGCAGTCCGCCGCGCGCCACCGCGCCAGAGCGCAAGTGAATGCCCTCCACCCGCCGTGAATAGACGAAAATCTCGCGCCAAGGCACGGGCTTGGGAAGGCCCGGAACGGCGTCCGATTTGATTTTGAGCGCAAGCGCCTCTTCGGCGGCAGGGGCAAAGGCATTGGTGCGCAGCACTGCGTCAATCACCGCGCGGTAAAGCCGCAGCAAGCGGTCGTCATTGATCGCGGAGACTTTAGACAGACCACGCTGATAGTGGCTGCGTGCAGTTTCAATTGCCGCTTCGCGGTTTTCACCAAAGTCGGGATCGTGTTTTGCCTTGAACAAGGCGATCATCGCCGCCGTCACATCGCCAGCACGCTCAAGTGTATCGACCACTGGATAGATGGTGAAATTGATCCCCGTCTGGCGCAAATAACGATAAATCGCACGCATCCATACGGTTTCAGCCGCAGCAAGGCCGTTGGTGACGACAAGACGGTTGAACGGGTCGTTTTCCGAATGGCCATTGAGCACTTCGGCAATCGCAGTTTCAATCGCTTCGGCGCGTTCCAAAAGGCCGTCCGCACTCGTGCCTTGCGGCGCGATCAGCGTGTATTCGTGGATCGTGCCAAGCCGCGCTTCATCGAGCCGCGTTGGAACTTCGGAAAGAACGCGAAAGCCGAAATTCTCCAGCACCGGCACCGCATCTGAGAGCGCGACGCGCCCGCTCACGTGATAAATCTTGAGCCGCAAATCGCCGCGCGTATCATTATCGAGCTTATAAAGACGGCACCGTCTCGCCTCAGGCGCATCGCTGCTGGCGATGGCGTGAATTTGCGCGATGTCGAGCGCGGCCTCTGCCGGGCCGTAACGCAGGCGGTATCCGGGCGGAAAACCCTCCGCGTAACGCTGTGCAATCGCTGAGATGCGCGTGCTTTCGAGCGTTTTGGCAAGTTCGTTTTCGACCGCCTCGCCCCAGCCTTTGAGAAGGTCAACCAATTGCGCTTCGATAGCGCTGGCGTCCGGCATTTTGGCAATCGAACGCGAATCGAGCAGGAATTGCAGCCGCGCAACGGGGCTCCCGTCCATGTCGATCGACCAGCTGAGCATATCGAGGCCGGTTGAGCCGGTCAGAAGCTCTTGTATCTGCAAGCGCACTTGAGTCGACAAATTGTCGCGCGGCAACCAGACGAAAGCAAAGACGTGCCGAGCAAGCGGGGATTTGACTAAGACGACACGTGGGCGCGGGCGGTCGCTAAGGCTCATCATGGATGTTGCAAGACGGGTAATATCGTCACGCTCAAACGACACCAGCAAATCGCTTGGAAGCGCGGTTAGCGCGTGCGTGAGAGCTTTCCCGGCATGGCCTTGCGGGTCAAAGCCCATCACCTGAGTCATCGCACCAAGAGTGTCGCGAAGGACCGGCACCGAGGAAGGCGGCGCGGCAAGCGCGGCGCTGGTCCAGACACCTGCATGGACGTTGAGGGCTGTGACCTTTTTTTCGTCCCGAACAGGCACAAGAAACACATCAAGCGGCACGCGGCGGTGAACATTGGAATGTTGATTGGCTTTCACCACCAACATATCGCGTGCGGCCGTTTGCTTGTCGAAATACTCAAACGCGCGGTCGTAGGACGCATCGGCAAGGATGGCGCCTGCGCTCTTGCGGCAAATGCCAAGCGCATCCTTCACTTCACCAGAACGGCTGCGCGTGATGGAGCCAAGCTGAGTCAACATTCCTTTGTTGAGCCATTCAAGCAGCTCGGCGCTGTCACTGGTGCCAAGGCTCTTGGCGCTCTTGTCCATTGCATCCAAAAGCTTTGGCCAATCGGTAACGCTTGCGCGCACATCGCCCAGAGTTTCGCGAAGTGCGCTCAGCAATTCTTGTCGCTGACGGGCATCGACGCGCTCTGTTTCGATGTAGATGAAGGATTCTTTTTGCGCCTTTTCAGAGGCATCGCCAATCGCTGTCAGGAGGCCATTATCG from Erythrobacter sp. SCSIO 43205 includes these protein-coding regions:
- a CDS encoding NAD-glutamate dehydrogenase domain-containing protein — encoded protein: MSSSSDLSPAKAKALHKALADQLTASTLPGETGLAKEAVESVASFLLEAGQTRKPSRAVIKQQSNTGERRLRIAIINDDMPFLVDSVTSTVTAHGLGIEQLLHPIVRVVRDDNGLLTAIGDASEKAQKESFIYIETERVDARQRQELLSALRETLGDVRASVTDWPKLLDAMDKSAKSLGTSDSAELLEWLNKGMLTQLGSITRSRSGEVKDALGICRKSAGAILADASYDRAFEYFDKQTAARDMLVVKANQHSNVHRRVPLDVFLVPVRDEKKVTALNVHAGVWTSAALAAPPSSVPVLRDTLGAMTQVMGFDPQGHAGKALTHALTALPSDLLVSFERDDITRLATSMMSLSDRPRPRVVLVKSPLARHVFAFVWLPRDNLSTQVRLQIQELLTGSTGLDMLSWSIDMDGSPVARLQFLLDSRSIAKMPDASAIEAQLVDLLKGWGEAVENELAKTLESTRISAIAQRYAEGFPPGYRLRYGPAEAALDIAQIHAIASSDAPEARRCRLYKLDNDTRGDLRLKIYHVSGRVALSDAVPVLENFGFRVLSEVPTRLDEARLGTIHEYTLIAPQGTSADGLLERAEAIETAIAEVLNGHSENDPFNRLVVTNGLAAAETVWMRAIYRYLRQTGINFTIYPVVDTLERAGDVTAAMIALFKAKHDPDFGENREAAIETARSHYQRGLSKVSAINDDRLLRLYRAVIDAVLRTNAFAPAAEEALALKIKSDAVPGLPKPVPWREIFVYSRRVEGIHLRSGAVARGGLRWSDRRDDYRTEVLGLMKAQKVKNAVIVPSGAKGGFYPKELPSPAIDRDAWFNEGRESYKVFIRTLLSVTDNIVDGKVVHPKAVRVHDGEDPYFVVAADKGTATFSDTANALAEEAGFWLDDAFASGGSNGYDHKAMGITARGAWVSVQRHFLEQGVDVQKDTIRVAGCGDMSGDVFGNGMLLSKAIQLVAAFDHRNIFIDPNPDPAASWKERKRLFELPRSSWEDYDAELISKGGGVYSRSSKSIKLSKKAADMLGLDAREIGPDALISAILKAEIDLLWFGGIGTYIKAPTENHVEVGDPGNDSIRVNADEVRAKVIGEGANLGITQAGRIAFALNEGRINTDFIDNSAGVDCSDNEVNIKIALAAATRDGAITTKARNALLAKMTDEVGEIVLEDNRLQALALSIAEAGGAASNASYIRLIEQLEGMGALDRRTEGLGTSETYVRRAADGKGLTRPELAVLLSSCKLALQDAIEASGLPDDPVLESNLVAMFPAPMQDKFTSYIRDHQLRRELVATDLANRIVNRLGLIHAFELPEEEGVSLSDVAAAFVVVERLFDLKALWADIDATPMPETARVSLLERLAAAVGNLMSDVLRTTGGRVEVAAMVEALKPGVLILREQRAELLQGNTLDRSNELRAEFAESGAPIDLAGRVADLFDFDGSVGIANLALQTKLDPATLTHAFADIGKRIGIDWAQGVAAHMSPSDVWERLLVDGLARDFQHMRIEFLRRLTAKKAGKKDLQSAIAKWAEANAPAIAQFRQMLARAQNSPPVAPAALAQIAAQARNLLER